The Rhodothermus profundi genomic sequence GCTTCGTCGACGTCGCGCACGCGCACCGGTCCCATCAGTTCGAGCTCTTCTTGAATCATCTGAGCAGCGCGTTCGCTGACGTTGCGCAGAATCTTTTCTTTGAGTTCGCCCGAGGCGGCTTTGAGCGCCAGGGCAATATCTTTTTGATCGACTTCGGTCAGCAGTCGCTGCATGTCCCGGTCGCTGATGTGGACCAGATCGTCGAAGGTGAACATAAGCGCCTTGACCGAGGTGGCCAGCTCGGGATCGCGTTCGCGCAGCGACTCCAGCACAGCGCGTTCCACGGTGCGGCTGCAACTGTTGAGGATTTCGGCCACTTTTTCGATGCCGCCCGAGGCGCTCAGCTCGGCTCCAAAGACAGAACTGATATGTTGCCGGATGACGTCTTCGATGTCGCGCAGCAGTTCGGGAGAGGTTTTGCCCATGGTAGCCAGCCGATACATGATCTCGGTGCGTAGCTCCTCAGGCAGGTTGGCAATGATATCGGCGGCTTTGCGGGCGTTCAGGTGGGCCAGGATAAGTGCGGCCGTCTGCGGATGCTCGTTCTGGATGAAGTTGACCAACTGGGTTGTTTCGACAGTTTGCAGCAGGTGGAAGGCTGAGACTTCCATGGCCGCTTCGACGCGCATGAGGATTTCTTCGGCCCGCCGGGGGCCCAGCGCCGCTTCGAGGGCCTCACGCGCAAACTGAAGGCCGCCCTGCGCGATATAGTCGTGGGCCATGGCAGAGTCGCGGTAGTCGAGCAGGACCGCTTCGACGACGTCGCCGCTGACGTTACGCATGCGCGCGATTTCAATAGAGATTCGTTCGACCTCATCGTCGCGCAGGTGCTTGAGCACTTTGCTGGCAGCTTGCGTGCCCATGGCGATAAGGAGTACGGCAGCCTTCTGGGCGCCGGTCATGTTGTGCTGCGTCAGCTCCGGGACGTCCTGCTTCTGGGCATCGGCCATGGCTCTTCATCTGTTTGTTAGTCCTGCATATCGGCTACCAGCCAGCTTCGGATAATTTCGGCCGCTTCTTCGGGTTTTTCGTTGACCTGCTTCTGGACCTCTTCGAAGAGGATGTGTTTGGCCTTCAAGCGCGCTTTGGCTTCGGCCGAGAGACGGCTGGTGTAGATGTCGTCGATCAGGACCAGCTCGTCGCCGGATTCGCCGGCCTGCAATCCTGGCACCGATTGGCCAGGCAACTGCCCGGACGCTCCCT encodes the following:
- the fliG gene encoding flagellar motor switch protein FliG gives rise to the protein MADAQKQDVPELTQHNMTGAQKAAVLLIAMGTQAASKVLKHLRDDEVERISIEIARMRNVSGDVVEAVLLDYRDSAMAHDYIAQGGLQFAREALEAALGPRRAEEILMRVEAAMEVSAFHLLQTVETTQLVNFIQNEHPQTAALILAHLNARKAADIIANLPEELRTEIMYRLATMGKTSPELLRDIEDVIRQHISSVFGAELSASGGIEKVAEILNSCSRTVERAVLESLRERDPELATSVKALMFTFDDLVHISDRDMQRLLTEVDQKDIALALKAASGELKEKILRNVSERAAQMIQEELELMGPVRVRDVDEAQRRILETAQRLEEQEEITLSRNSQELVI